In Drosophila bipectinata strain 14024-0381.07 chromosome 2R, DbipHiC1v2, whole genome shotgun sequence, one genomic interval encodes:
- the hebe gene encoding uncharacterized protein hebe gives MAETINNKPTIQIRSGLPSPLPDKSPSPATKLLLNHGKPNFTITRKEENGNENGSPQPSANNNYNAYRSANNNVSTANTNKFIVGTKFNGVFKPSNGLANGNGTSEAENEAAKVVLRRPKLNASPPPAEGEDENVPEFIRRQRRIQERLAKENVLDFENRRSGYFTHVMISPDSPNRTSFVETMASPAIVPALEIPAPVTEQVQEEKEQEEPQPAPVAAAVTSALITEPEPEPVVSNGHSEEVATNGHSEVAPEEVAKAIEEVNKAVAGEDDDKPDTEPVEASVPATPTSTPVPVEAQVEVVEPVQNGVSTPTEEPTTNGQKEEAAPIQNGQKEEAAAPAQNGQKEESAPIENGEKKEEEAITISHTNGQTSDGPSIPAPDPSGALGVNYEPKTVVSFSQELGGGENNYPDTVKVVSEAPAEAGADGELKELTKLKFDIKSDDQNEVQVTPVLRAE, from the coding sequence ATGGCCGAGACAATCAACAACAAGCCGACCATACAGATCCGGAGCGGACTGCCCTCCCCCCTGCCGGACAAGAGCCCCTCCCCGGCCACCAAGCTTCTGCTCAACCACGGCAAGCCCAACTTCACCATCACCCGGAAGGAGGAGAACGGAAACGAGAACGGTAGCCCACAGCCGAGtgccaacaacaactacaatgcCTACAGGAGTGCCAACAACAACGTGAGCACCGCCAACACCAACAAGTTCATTGTGGGCACCAAGTTCAATGGCGTGTTCAAGCCCTCGAATGGCCTCGCCAACGGCAATGGCACCTCTGAGGCCGAAAACGAGGCCGCCAAGGTCGTGCTGCGCCGTCCCAAGTTGAACGCCTCTCCTCCACCCGCCGAGGGCGAGGATGAGAACGTGCCGGAGTTCATCAGACGCCAGCGCCGCATCCAGGAGCGTTTGGCCAAGGAGAACGTCCTGGACTTTGAGAACCGACGCAGCGGATACTTCACGCACGTCATGATCTCGCCGGACTCCCCCAACCGCACTTCCTTTGTGGAGACCATGGCCAGTCCCGCCATAGTGCCCGCTCTCGAGATCCCTGCTCCAGTCACTGAGCAGGTTCAGGAGGagaaggagcaggaggagcCCCAGCCCGCTCCAGTGGCAGCTGCCGTTACCTCAGCCCTGATTACcgaaccagaaccagagccAGTGGTCAGCAACGGCCATAGCGAGGAGGTTGCCACCAACGGACACTCCGAAGTGGCCCCCGAGGAGGTGGCCAAGGCCATTGAGGAGGTCAACAAGGCAGTGGCTGGAGAAGACGACGATAAGCCAGATACTGAACCCGTGGAGGCTTCGGTTCCTGCCACACCCACATCCACCCCGGTGCCAGTGGAGGCCCAAGTTGAGGTTGTGGAGCCTGTGCAGAATGGTGTGTCAACTCCGACGGAGGAACCTACCACCAATGGCCAGAAAGAGGAAGCAGCTCCCATTCAGAACGGTCAAAAGGAGGAGGCAGCTGCCCCCGCTCAGAATGGTCAGAAGGAGGAGTCAGCGCCTATTGAAAACGGTGAGaaaaaggaggaggaggccatTACCATTTCCCACACTAATGGCCAGACCAGCGACGGTCCCAGCATACCCGCCCCAGATCCAAGCGGCGCTTTGGGTGTGAACTACGAACCCAAGACCGTGGTTAGCTTCTCCCAGGAGTTGGGAGGCGGGGAGAACAACTATCCCGATACCGTGAAAGTGGTCAGTGAAGCTCCTGCCGAGGCCGGAGCCGATGGAGAGCTGAAGGAGCTGACCAAGCTGAAGTTCGACATCAAGAGCGACGACCAGAACGAGGTCCAGGTGACGCCAGTCTTGCGAGCGGAATAG